DNA sequence from the Cohnella herbarum genome:
CCCGCTCCGTCGCCGCCGCAATACAGACCGGCAATTTCCGTTTCCAACGTTGCGCTCAGCTTCGGTCGGGCGGAGTAAAACTTCGCTTCTACGCCATAGAACAACGTGTGCTCGGAAGCGATTCCCGGAGTAACCTTGTCGAGCGCCTCCACCATCTCGATCAAGCTTTTCATCGTGTTGTAAGGAAGCACTAGCCCCAGATCGCCCGGTACCGCTTCATGCAAGGTCGGTTCGATGAAGCCTTCCTTAATGCGGCCGGACGTCGAACGGCGGCCTCTCAGAATATCCCCGAACTTCTGCACGATGACGCCGCCGCTCGAGAGATCGTTCGCTCGCTTGCAAATTTCGCGCGCATACTCGTTCGGCTTATCGAACGGATCGGTAAACTTATGAGAGACGAGCAAAGCAAAGTTCGTATTGCTGGAGCCAAGCGCCGGATCCTTGAACGCATGCCCGTTAGCCGCCATCACCCCGCTGTGGTTCTCGACGACGACGTGTCCCGACGGGTTGCTGCAGAACGTTCTCACACGGGTACCGACGGACGTGTTATAGATAAACTTCCCTTCGTATAGATGCTCGTTGATTTCCCTCATGACGACGTCCGAAGTTTCCACCCGTACGCCTACGTCGACCTGATTGTTGACCATTGCCAACCTGCGTCTCTTCAATACTTCGGTCAACCAGCCCGAACCGTCCCGTCCAGGCGCGACCACGACCGTGTCCGACCTGATCTCCTCTCCGTTCTTAAGCGTAATCCCGCACACCCGATGGGCGCCGTTCTCTTTAACGGACAACAGATCGGCGACTTCCGTCTTGAAGCGCATATCGATTCGCGTTTCCAAGTAAGCGCGGATCGACTTCAGAATTTCCAAATTCTGTTCCGTCCCGAGATGCCTGACTTGCGCCCTTAGCAGCTTCAGACCGGCCGCGTAACCTCTATGCTCGATCGCCTTAACCGCTTCCGTTGTCGGATCAGTCATATTTAACGTTGCTCCGTGCTCCAAGTTAATCTCGTCTACGTAACGGATCAAACCCAGCACTTGCGATGGGGCCACGTAATCCGTCAGCCAACCGCCGAACTCCGTCGTAATGTTGAATTTACCGTCGCTATACGCGCCGGCGCCGCCGAAGCCTGCCGTAATCGAGCAGGCGGGCAAGCAGCCCGCGAATTCTTTTTTTCCGGCGGGAGGCGGGCATAGCTCGATTTTATTTTCCAGTATCGGACAATGGCGATGCTTAATGTCGTGCCCTTTGTCCACTAATAACACCTTCAGGCGGGGAGAGGTTCTCGTCAATTCGTAACATGTGAAAATACCGGCAGGACCCGCGCCAACCACGATAACATCATAAACATTGCTCATCCGTTAATCTCCTCCTGATATGCCCCCGTAGTCTGGACAAGCCCATAAAAAAATCCCGACCGCGAAGGTGTGGGTGTCCCCACATCCTTCGTAGTCGGGAATTTAAGGTTCCCGGTAGAGACCCCCAGCCCATATTGCCGAGGATATACGAATGGATGAATTGAAAGGTAAATGTATATTTCCATTACGTAGAGTAACCGATTTACACGCACGGGTCAAGGGGTTAATATCCCGATCATTCGTAATATTAACGATAAAGCAACCTGACTAGGATGAATTCGAGAAAATTATACATCAATTTCCGAACATTAGCTCAACCAACTCCTCAACCGTCAATTTCTCGATTTATTTTGCGAACGCTATTGAATTCGCGCACCCTTAAAGATAAAGTAAGTTAATATTTGAACATCCAATTCATAGGAGATGGTAGATTGAAACGGAAAACGATCCTCGCATTTATCCTGCTCTCATTCGTATTCGCGGGAGTCGCGAGCGCCGCGGCCTTATGGGGAGCATATAAGGGCAGTCCTATAGTCAGAGTAAAGGTAGACGGCGCCGTATATAAGAATGCCGTTCCGGCAATCAGCTTTAACAATCAAACCTACGTTCCCTTGAACGTTCTGGACAAAGCCGGAGTCAAATACGCCCAAGACAAGAAAAACCAAACCTTAGAGCTCAACTCCAACGGCTTGAACAAAGCCGTCAAACAATTGTATTCGGTAACGTTAACGGACAAAGACGCAGGTATCGAAGCTTCGACGTCGTTTTACCAAATCGAAGCGAACGAGGACGAAGACTGGGATGATATCCTCGATTCGTTCGATAAGCTGCTTAAAGTGGATGCCGCAACGCTCAAGGTCGACTATTATACGACGCCGTCATATGAGTGGAAAGGCTCCATCGCCGTCTCGAAATCCATCTACGTCAAATACAAACAGGGCAAAATCACGGACGACCAGCTTTCCAATGCCTGGGTCGTCGAAGGAAAGCTATTCCGTGCGCCGTTAACCGCCAAGGAAATCGCCAAGCTGCAGAACGCCGTCGGATATGTAATGGTCTACGACGAAAACGGCAAATCCCTTGGACAAGGCTCGGGTTTCGTCATCAACGAAAACACGTTCCTCACCAACTATCACGTAGCCGGAGAAGCGAGCAAGATTACCGTAACCGTCGATAAGAAAACGTATGATTTATCCGATTGGTATTACTTCAAAGACGAGGCCAAAGATATTTTCGCCGCGGCCATCTCCACTGCGTTCGACGACAAAGGGAACGCAACCGGAAGCTCCCCGGAGCATTACCTCGACTATACGACCGCCTTGCCGGAAGTCGGCGACAAAGTCTACGCCATCGGCAGTCCGAACGGCTTGGAAAATACCGTGTCCGACGGAATCGTTTCCTCGATTCGCACGATAGACGGCGTCACGTACATTCA
Encoded proteins:
- a CDS encoding S1C family serine protease; protein product: MKRKTILAFILLSFVFAGVASAAALWGAYKGSPIVRVKVDGAVYKNAVPAISFNNQTYVPLNVLDKAGVKYAQDKKNQTLELNSNGLNKAVKQLYSVTLTDKDAGIEASTSFYQIEANEDEDWDDILDSFDKLLKVDAATLKVDYYTTPSYEWKGSIAVSKSIYVKYKQGKITDDQLSNAWVVEGKLFRAPLTAKEIAKLQNAVGYVMVYDENGKSLGQGSGFVINENTFLTNYHVAGEASKITVTVDKKTYDLSDWYYFKDEAKDIFAAAISTAFDDKGNATGSSPEHYLDYTTALPEVGDKVYAIGSPNGLENTVSDGIVSSIRTIDGVTYIQHTADTEVGSSGGVLLNEYGEVIGITTFGVSNTTLDFAVPMKYFQSNWDNL
- a CDS encoding NAD(P)/FAD-dependent oxidoreductase, whose protein sequence is MSNVYDVIVVGAGPAGIFTCYELTRTSPRLKVLLVDKGHDIKHRHCPILENKIELCPPPAGKKEFAGCLPACSITAGFGGAGAYSDGKFNITTEFGGWLTDYVAPSQVLGLIRYVDEINLEHGATLNMTDPTTEAVKAIEHRGYAAGLKLLRAQVRHLGTEQNLEILKSIRAYLETRIDMRFKTEVADLLSVKENGAHRVCGITLKNGEEIRSDTVVVAPGRDGSGWLTEVLKRRRLAMVNNQVDVGVRVETSDVVMREINEHLYEGKFIYNTSVGTRVRTFCSNPSGHVVVENHSGVMAANGHAFKDPALGSSNTNFALLVSHKFTDPFDKPNEYAREICKRANDLSSGGVIVQKFGDILRGRRSTSGRIKEGFIEPTLHEAVPGDLGLVLPYNTMKSLIEMVEALDKVTPGIASEHTLFYGVEAKFYSARPKLSATLETEIAGLYCGGDGAGVTRGLAQAGAAGVWIARAVSERKNK